The region AGAAAGGCGGTCCTGTTACGTATCCGCGTTTTATGTCGTGGCAAAACGATGTTAAACTGCCCGATCTGGGGCCTGATATTGAGTACAGGGGCGGTCTGGCGCTGTCGGGCACGCAAATGGTAGGCGCTTCGGCCAGTGGGCAACCTGCTCAGATTACGGTGAAATACAACGGCAAACCGGCGTTTAAAGCCAGCAGCCGCCGGTTCGATTTTAACGTGAGCGATACGACCTCCGCCGTAACGGCCGGTGGTCGGCCGGATTCAACGCAGGCTGGTCTGGCCTCGTCGGGTTTCAACACCACACCCGAACCGGCCAAGTCGCCAACGGGAAAATCACTTCCCATGATTTCGGCCAACTCGGCCTCGTTTATCGGGTATGTCGATACGGATTCCGTCTCGCACCCGTCAGTGAAGTTTCGGTATGATAAGAATCAGAAGATCGCCTGGCTCGACCGCGAGCAGCGCACCGACTACGCCCGGGTTCCCTATGCCGATTCGTACCATAAATTTTACATCATGCCCGAAGTGGTGCGCTGGGATCTGCCGCGCCGGAAAGTGGATTTCTACCAGGTAGGTGCTAAACGCGAAATACCCGTTCGGTTCGAGTCGTTCGATTACTTCCATCCGCAGCGCTACGCCGACCTCACTGTCGATTACGGGTTTCACCCGCTGCAAATTGTAGCAAATTACATTTCAACTACGAAGCAGCAGTCTTTTCTGGATGATGACATTACCCGCTTTGCTAAAAATGTAAATCCTACTGCCTTGCGTGGGGCGCTGGGCCGCATGGTGCTGGAAGGGTACATCGACCGGAACCCCAGTACACAAGAGATGCGCCTGAGCCGGAAAGGGTATCTGTACGTGCTGGCCTATACGCAGAAACGCGACTACGACAATTTTCAGGTACAATCGCTTTTCGCGTCGAACGACAGCACCAAAAATGCAACGATCAATCTGGACGATAAAGTCCTGACTATTCGTGGCGTCAACCGGTTTACGCTGTCCGATTCGCTGAAGATTTTTGGCTATCCCTCCGATAAAACCCTGCGGATAGGCAAAAACCGGGCCTTTACCCTGAATGGGCAGGTGAAAGCTGGTAACTTGCGCTATGCCGGTCGTGATCTCAAATTCGACTATGAGAAGTTTGGAATGACGCTCAACAAAATTGACTCGATTACCTTCTCGTCGCAGAAACTGGCGGCTCAGGGGAAAGAGGGCGAAATTGGGGGCGATATTAAATACGAGAATCCGGGAATGGTTTATCTGGGCGGGGCCGATAACAAATCGGGCCGTATCGCAGGTAAAAAGACAACCCAGCGGCTTGTCATGCCCGAGGGAATGACCGTTTACTTCAACCAGCCCGTTCGTGGAAATACCACCTATAATCAGAAAGTATATTTCAAGATTCCGGCTATCGACAACGATAGCCTGGGCAAGGGAGACATCTCCTTCATGGGTACTTTTTACTCTGATGGTATTTTCCCTCCGTTCAAGGCCGAGCTGAAAACCATGCCCGATAATACCCTGGGCTTTGTCCATAAAGCACCGGCTGCGGGTTATCCGGTTTACAGTGGCAAGAAAGGAGCGGCTCCGTCGACGGTGAAGTTCACGGGCGAGCTGACGATGGATAAGAGCGGACTTCGGGCCGAAGGCATTCTGAATCACCTTACCGCCAGTCTGGATGCCAAGGGCATCCTGTTTATGACCGACTCGCTGCTGGCATCGGGGGAGAAAGGTGAAATTAAAGAAGGGCTGATTGGTAAGCCCGGGGGCGCGTCTGCCTATTTCCCGCAGGTACAGTTGAATAATTACAGTCTGAAGTGGTGGCCCAAAGCAGACAGCATGGTTATCACGACCCAGAAAAATAACTTCAACTTCTACAACGCCACCACCAATCTCGAAGGGGGACTCGCCTTACGATCGACGGGTTTGTTTGGCAATGGTACCCTGCGCCGGAAAGACTCAGAAGCCGTTTCGGGGAGCATCAAGTTCAACAAAGAAGGCTTTATTGCCAGCAACGCCCAGTTCAAGATCCTTCAGGATAAAGAAACACCCGGTACGCCCGTAGGCAAACCTGTTCTACTGGGTAACGGCATCGACGTCGATTTCAATCAGGCAAAAGGCATTGTCGGACTGGCTATTAACAAGCGCGAAAGTCTGGACGATACCGTAAGTGCCAGCATGGAATTCCCGTTTGCCGCCTACAAAACCAGCATCAACCGGGCGCAGTGGAACATCAATGCCAGAACGATAGCTATGAAAGGCGATGTGAAAACCTCTACGTTTACGGCCACGGCCGAAGAACAGGAAGGCCTTACCTTCAACGCTTCGGCCGGGCTGTATGATGTGGAAAAGCGAACGTTGAACATCAGCGGAGTGCCTTACGTGACCTCGGCCGACGCCCGCATTTATCCCGACAAAGGCCAGGTGGCTATCCGGCGTAACGGCGAAATGATGGCCCTCAAAAACGCCCGGCTCGAACTGGATACCATCAGCCGATTCCACCGGCTCAAGAACGGAAATATCCAGATACTCTCCCGGACCAAATTTGCGGGCGATGCTACCTACCAGTTCGCGACGGCCAAAGGCGATACGGCCAATATCAAAATGGGAAGCTTTGAATTAAAAGAAGCTCCCGCCGGAGCCGTCACCAAGCCCGATTCGCCAACGCTGACCGCCGATACGAAGAAGGTCGGTCGGACAGCTACGCGCAGCAAACGAAATGCTGCGGCCAAACCCGTAACGACTTATTTCACCGTTGCCCGTGCTGAGGTTGAAGAGGAGGACAATCTGCAACTAGCCCCGAAAATGCTGTTTAAAGGAACCATAGCCATGCAGGCTCCCTCTCCTGATCTGGCAATGGATGGGTTTATCAAACCTGCGCTGAAAAAGCGGGCAGATTTAGTTGGCGGCTGGATTCCGTTTAAGGAAAAAGTGGAGGAACGGCTGGAAGTGAAGGTAGACAAAAACCTGAAAAACGAAGGTGGGCAGCAGCTGGTGGCCGGTATTCATTTCCGATTGGGGAACGCGGGGCTGTATCCAACCTTCCTCTCACCCAAAGAAGACTCGAAAGACGATGACCTGTTCACGGCAACGGGTATCATGCGCTACGACGAAAAGGATAAAGTATACCGGATAGCCTCCAAAGGCAGCGATTTGTCTGTCGAATCGCCATCGACAACAGACAGTACAGCCGCCGGAGCTGAAGACGATGTCGAAAATGCGTTTACGTTCAACGATTCTCGTGGGCTGATGACCTTCAAAGGCAAGATGAACCTGATGAATTCGGCTCCTCATGAGTACCTGTTGTCGGCGGGTTCCGCGCGGGTTAATATTGACAGTGCTCAGTACCGGTTCAATACGCTGCTGGCCTTCGCTTTCCCCGTTCCCGACCCAATTACAGCGCTTATTTCGGATAAGCTGGTCAAGACGAATCTGGAAGAGAAAAACGACGAAGCCGCCGACGACGACCTGAATCGGTTGTCGGATAAGCTAGTGCCCCTGATTGGTCAGCAGGCGGTGGATGCGTACCGACTCAAGGCGCAGAATCAGCACGTACCACTTGGTCAGGCATCGCCTAAACTGAACGCCATGCTGGTGCTCGCCAATGCGAATCTGCGCTGGTCTACTAAATACAATACGTTCTACAGCGTAGGGAAACTGGGTGTGTCGAACATGATGGCTACCGACGTAAATGCCCAGATGGACGGCTTTATCGAGATTAGAAAGACGGGCAACGGCGACGAAGCCAGTATTTACCTCGAATCGTCGCCCGATGTATGGGTATTTTACGACTACAAGCCGGGCAGTACGCCAACGGCTTTGGGGCAGCTCGCTATTGTGACCTCCGAACAGGATATTAACGATCGCTTATTGGCCGGGTCTAAAAACTCGGGAAAAGCCACAATTGAAGTCGTAGCGGCCACGGCCGACGAGAAAGCGCTGTTTGTGGACCGGTATCTTGATCAATACAAGACGAAAACCAAACCGGTGCCGAAACCAAAGCCGCAACCCGGCCAGAAAGTAGCGAAGGAAGAGAAGAAGAAAGACGAGAAGAAAAAAGACAAAGAGGCTGAAAAAGAAGGGTTTTAAACGTAGTACCGACCGTCCCGGTCGGGTGTGAAGCCAGCTATTTTACACCCGACCGGGACGGTCGGTATTACATAAAGGATTAGATACGAGAAGTACAAAGCTGATATTCCGTGAAAGCCCTCTGGCGCGACCTGCGCGACCATCTCCGCACTGACTTTCGTCCTGATCTCTACATCGCCACCGCACTCTGGGCAGCACTACTCCTCGCCGTCAACTATTACTTCGACTTCGAAGACCGCTACATCGACGCGCATCAGGGAAAGCCGGTATGGCCGGTGCTGTATTTTTGCCTGTATGCGACGGCCTATTACATCAGCGTCTGGCTTTGGACCTACTTTCATAACCGACCCGACATCTGGCGTAACCGCGAGTTCTGGCTCCGAAGTGGAACCGCACTGATTTGTTACTCGATTTATGCCGGTTTTTACGCACATAGCAACTGGAGCCGACAACTGTTCGATGGGCAGGTCTATGTGTTTGCCTATTATTGTCTGCACAACCTGCAGTCGGTGCTGACGATTGTGTTGCCGCTGTATCTGTTTTATACGTTTGCAGATCCTTACCGCTCAAACTTTTATGGAATAGCGCCTAAACGGAAGGGGCTTGTTCTATACGCTTCTCTGTTGGCCCTGATGATTCCGCTCATTACGCTGGCGTCGTTCCAACCCGATTTCCTGCAATCGTACCCAACCTACCACGATACCAACGCCAACGAATTTTTCGGGGTACCCGAGTGGATAACCGCACTCGTCTACGAGCTTTGCTACGGGTGGGACTTCGTGCCGACAGAGCTGCTCTTCCGGGGCTTTCTGGTTATAGGTTTATCCCGCGTTCTGGGTAATGGAGCCGTTTTGCCGATGGTAGTCTGGTATTGTTGCATTCATTTCGGACGTCCGTTGGGCGAAGCGATATCGTCGCTATTCGGTGGCTATTTGCTGGGCGTTCTGGCGTTGAGCACGCGCAGTATATGGGGTGGGCTGCTCATTCACATCGGCATTGCATGGGGTATGGAAATTGCCGCATTTTTGCAACGTTAGTAGTACCGACCGTCCCGGTCGGCCGTTTAGTAGCTAGTATTTCGCCCGACCGGGACGGTCGGCATTATATGCAAACAGTATGACCCATTCAACTAAAAATAGTTTGCCCCCCATTCCATCCGGCAAGAAATTCGACGCCATTGTTGTTGGCTCTGGCATTAGTGGCGGCTGGTCGGCGAAGGAGCTTTGTGAGAAAGGAATGAACGTGCTGCTGCTCGAACGGGGGCGGATGATTGAGCACGTGTCGGATTACCACACGGCCACGATGAATCCGTGGGATTTTTCGCACCGTAATCAGGCCATGCCGCTGGATGAACTTAAGAAATACCCGGTGCAGAACCGAACCGGGTTTACCATTACCGAAGCTACCCACCAACACTTTGTCAATGACCTGGACAATCCGTATGTCGAAGAGAAACCATTTGACTGGATTCGGGGGTATCATGTCGGGGGTAAGTCGCTGATGTGGGGGCGCTACTCGTTCCGCTTCTCTGACCTCGACTTTGAAGCCAACGCCAGGGAAGGCATTGCGACGGACTGGCCCATTCGCTACAAAGACATAGCTCCCTGGTACGATTATGTCGAGAAGTTTGCCGGTATTGCCGGAGATCGGGACGGCCTGCCGCATCTGCCCG is a window of Spirosoma linguale DSM 74 DNA encoding:
- a CDS encoding hypothetical protein (KEGG: hypothetical protein), producing the protein MSNMNRIQYSFIVAFLGITTSFGQAVRLSDKPDQFMPEVQKLMATGGPVAVRAGTNLQSLWSENKLSAQQQERVMALSRKMNQKRLPAATHFTPFFESVYLAAQHPSGGNVDGILTIAEKLFDANDPKTFARSLETTRRFMERQELYAGSYNKLYALGGSYQFRYVDNVQIANKPDAIKTPADSIAAAKAAAERSRFDGWDTPAVDSTMPRQLGPQYIPQRRPIPSVSGAVISLKDVSLAMIANGDSAVLANTSGDLMLKDGTLVGQGGKFTWATAGRPDIFVTLSDYALITMNPRLQADDVTLTYGNSKPIKGVFEYVSKKKGGPVTYPRFMSWQNDVKLPDLGPDIEYRGGLALSGTQMVGASASGQPAQITVKYNGKPAFKASSRRFDFNVSDTTSAVTAGGRPDSTQAGLASSGFNTTPEPAKSPTGKSLPMISANSASFIGYVDTDSVSHPSVKFRYDKNQKIAWLDREQRTDYARVPYADSYHKFYIMPEVVRWDLPRRKVDFYQVGAKREIPVRFESFDYFHPQRYADLTVDYGFHPLQIVANYISTTKQQSFLDDDITRFAKNVNPTALRGALGRMVLEGYIDRNPSTQEMRLSRKGYLYVLAYTQKRDYDNFQVQSLFASNDSTKNATINLDDKVLTIRGVNRFTLSDSLKIFGYPSDKTLRIGKNRAFTLNGQVKAGNLRYAGRDLKFDYEKFGMTLNKIDSITFSSQKLAAQGKEGEIGGDIKYENPGMVYLGGADNKSGRIAGKKTTQRLVMPEGMTVYFNQPVRGNTTYNQKVYFKIPAIDNDSLGKGDISFMGTFYSDGIFPPFKAELKTMPDNTLGFVHKAPAAGYPVYSGKKGAAPSTVKFTGELTMDKSGLRAEGILNHLTASLDAKGILFMTDSLLASGEKGEIKEGLIGKPGGASAYFPQVQLNNYSLKWWPKADSMVITTQKNNFNFYNATTNLEGGLALRSTGLFGNGTLRRKDSEAVSGSIKFNKEGFIASNAQFKILQDKETPGTPVGKPVLLGNGIDVDFNQAKGIVGLAINKRESLDDTVSASMEFPFAAYKTSINRAQWNINARTIAMKGDVKTSTFTATAEEQEGLTFNASAGLYDVEKRTLNISGVPYVTSADARIYPDKGQVAIRRNGEMMALKNARLELDTISRFHRLKNGNIQILSRTKFAGDATYQFATAKGDTANIKMGSFELKEAPAGAVTKPDSPTLTADTKKVGRTATRSKRNAAAKPVTTYFTVARAEVEEEDNLQLAPKMLFKGTIAMQAPSPDLAMDGFIKPALKKRADLVGGWIPFKEKVEERLEVKVDKNLKNEGGQQLVAGIHFRLGNAGLYPTFLSPKEDSKDDDLFTATGIMRYDEKDKVYRIASKGSDLSVESPSTTDSTAAGAEDDVENAFTFNDSRGLMTFKGKMNLMNSAPHEYLLSAGSARVNIDSAQYRFNTLLAFAFPVPDPITALISDKLVKTNLEEKNDEAADDDLNRLSDKLVPLIGQQAVDAYRLKAQNQHVPLGQASPKLNAMLVLANANLRWSTKYNTFYSVGKLGVSNMMATDVNAQMDGFIEIRKTGNGDEASIYLESSPDVWVFYDYKPGSTPTALGQLAIVTSEQDINDRLLAGSKNSGKATIEVVAATADEKALFVDRYLDQYKTKTKPVPKPKPQPGQKVAKEEKKKDEKKKDKEAEKEGF
- a CDS encoding hypothetical protein (KEGG: scl:sce5305 hypothetical protein) yields the protein MKALWRDLRDHLRTDFRPDLYIATALWAALLLAVNYYFDFEDRYIDAHQGKPVWPVLYFCLYATAYYISVWLWTYFHNRPDIWRNREFWLRSGTALICYSIYAGFYAHSNWSRQLFDGQVYVFAYYCLHNLQSVLTIVLPLYLFYTFADPYRSNFYGIAPKRKGLVLYASLLALMIPLITLASFQPDFLQSYPTYHDTNANEFFGVPEWITALVYELCYGWDFVPTELLFRGFLVIGLSRVLGNGAVLPMVVWYCCIHFGRPLGEAISSLFGGYLLGVLALSTRSIWGGLLIHIGIAWGMEIAAFLQR